In Candidatus Promineifilum breve, one genomic interval encodes:
- a CDS encoding polysaccharide deacetylase family protein → MRHQSLLLIIVLLVAGCATLPTAPVPTTTPPAPAATIAPPSSSATELTLVELWTPDGLNPAYTVVDEREGSCFAGALKAQRPDAWRCSYEEADASISQLLDPCLENPNDAQSPLACLAADGRGVILLTLTEPLPREFANLPQHETLPLALTLDNGDVCDLTTGATITVDIAGQAQRVNYFCQSGGVLIGEPDDVEAIWTILYSAAPRGAGEILTLGIAGATIFRGDTANVGWSSGRDASAALQRVLPDRRPGFTRLVFDFGDGGVPDYEIGYVNEPVIDEAGSPVALDGAFKLRVWFLYPTVDSPAYPGERRVAIAPENNVNETVLARDGDGSHFWYMGLDSMSGFVVRRTDDGRQLFLDIYDPEPQLAARPVLGVGSAGEGVRALSDRLIAAGYLDAPPANDAFNEAVRQAVVAFETDGGLIPDGVVGPDVWAALERSQPPPRAGTSARAMTTAKRLPAFNQAANSVTPAGNIEVFVRSGPGLDFAPVGSLLPGQSAEVIGQQPGSSPTTSWWQVCCLAEQSGWVRADVVNVTGAAEAVATAPPPPPPGADGIRPSARPSQTAEGAPILYFTFDDGPSTGSTEAVAALMAENGGRGTFFEIGRQVDWTPAIAAAVAAGHSVQNHTYNHASLDTLTRPDFFGEVERTQTAILRATGRLPTCLRPPYGATDGTTFQMADELGLDVVLWTVDTQDWRLPGVEAIVNHILSHAAPGAVILMHDGGGDRSQTIEALRIVLPQLRAQGYVFEALCG, encoded by the coding sequence ATGCGTCACCAATCACTGTTGCTGATCATTGTTCTCCTGGTCGCCGGTTGCGCGACCCTGCCCACCGCCCCCGTGCCGACAACCACGCCACCGGCGCCGGCCGCCACCATCGCCCCGCCCAGTTCCAGCGCGACCGAATTGACCCTCGTCGAACTCTGGACGCCGGACGGCCTGAATCCCGCCTATACCGTCGTCGATGAACGCGAAGGCTCGTGCTTTGCCGGCGCGCTGAAGGCCCAACGGCCCGACGCCTGGCGTTGTTCGTACGAAGAGGCTGATGCGTCCATTTCCCAACTGCTCGATCCCTGCCTGGAGAACCCGAACGATGCCCAAAGCCCGCTGGCCTGTCTGGCCGCCGACGGCCGCGGTGTGATCCTGCTCACGTTGACCGAACCGTTGCCGCGTGAATTCGCCAATCTGCCACAGCATGAGACGCTGCCCCTGGCCCTCACGCTGGACAACGGCGACGTGTGCGACCTGACGACCGGAGCCACCATCACCGTCGACATCGCCGGCCAAGCGCAGCGGGTCAACTATTTCTGTCAATCCGGCGGCGTCCTTATCGGCGAACCGGATGACGTCGAGGCCATCTGGACCATCCTCTATAGCGCCGCCCCGCGCGGCGCGGGCGAAATCCTGACGCTGGGCATTGCCGGGGCCACCATTTTTCGCGGCGACACGGCCAACGTCGGCTGGAGTTCGGGCCGCGACGCATCGGCCGCGCTACAGCGGGTGTTGCCCGACCGGCGGCCGGGGTTCACCCGCCTCGTCTTCGACTTTGGCGACGGGGGCGTGCCGGATTACGAGATCGGCTACGTCAATGAGCCGGTCATCGATGAGGCCGGCAGCCCGGTGGCGCTCGATGGCGCGTTCAAACTGCGCGTCTGGTTCCTCTACCCCACCGTCGATTCCCCGGCCTATCCCGGCGAGCGGCGCGTCGCCATCGCCCCCGAGAATAACGTCAACGAGACCGTGCTGGCCCGCGACGGCGACGGCAGCCACTTCTGGTACATGGGGCTGGATAGCATGAGCGGCTTCGTCGTCCGGCGCACCGACGACGGCCGGCAACTCTTCCTCGACATCTACGACCCCGAGCCACAACTGGCGGCGCGACCGGTGCTCGGCGTCGGCAGCGCCGGCGAGGGGGTGCGCGCCCTGTCCGACCGTCTGATCGCCGCCGGCTATCTGGATGCGCCGCCGGCCAACGACGCTTTCAACGAAGCCGTGCGCCAGGCGGTCGTCGCTTTCGAGACGGATGGCGGCCTAATCCCCGACGGCGTGGTCGGGCCGGACGTCTGGGCAGCGCTGGAACGCTCGCAGCCGCCGCCGCGCGCGGGCACGTCGGCCCGCGCCATGACCACCGCCAAGCGGCTGCCGGCATTCAATCAGGCCGCGAATTCAGTTACGCCGGCCGGCAACATCGAGGTATTTGTGCGTAGCGGGCCGGGGCTGGATTTCGCGCCGGTCGGCTCGCTGCTGCCCGGCCAGTCGGCCGAGGTCATCGGCCAACAACCCGGCAGCAGCCCGACGACCTCGTGGTGGCAGGTCTGTTGTCTGGCCGAGCAATCCGGCTGGGTGCGGGCCGACGTGGTCAACGTGACCGGCGCGGCCGAGGCCGTGGCGACCGCGCCGCCCCCGCCGCCACCCGGCGCCGATGGCATTCGACCCAGCGCGCGCCCCAGCCAGACGGCCGAAGGCGCGCCCATCCTCTACTTCACCTTCGACGATGGCCCGTCTACCGGCTCGACCGAGGCCGTCGCCGCCCTGATGGCCGAAAATGGCGGCCGGGGGACGTTCTTCGAGATCGGCCGGCAGGTCGATTGGACGCCGGCCATCGCCGCCGCCGTGGCCGCCGGGCACTCCGTCCAGAACCACACCTACAACCACGCCTCGCTCGACACGTTGACCCGCCCCGACTTCTTCGGCGAGGTGGAGCGCACGCAGACCGCCATTCTGCGGGCGACCGGCCGGCTGCCCACCTGCCTGCGACCGCCCTACGGCGCGACCGACGGCACAACCTTCCAGATGGCCGACGAGTTGGGGCTTGACGTGGTGCTGTGGACGGTCGATACGCAGGATTGGCGGTTGCCGGGCGTCGAGGCTATCGTCAACCACATCCTGAGCCACGCCGCGCCGGGGGCCGTCATCCTGATGCACGACGGCGGTGGCGACCGGAGCCAGACCATCGAGGCGTTGCGCATCGTTTTGCCCCAATTGCGGGCGCAGGGCTACGTGTTCGAGGCGTTGTGCGGTTAA
- a CDS encoding ROK family protein, with the protein MDDVYLALDFGGTKLSAAIFRKEESADFTDDADYSFFKSAKSAKSADSTSYSLLDLRRVVTPADADAAYELAAMIALARELLGGRQPAAVGVSFGGPVDFARGVVRLSHHVRGWENVPLRDVLAGEFGCPAAVDNDANVAALGEHRFGAGRGVDDLLYVTVSTGVGGGWVLGGRPWRGHGGMAGEIGHTVANPAGPLCLCGKRGCVERLASGPYMAADYGGRVGNPPGGRGEDPLPNPLPGGEGTPIPLPPGGVRGGFGGEDPLPNPLPGGEGTRTSLPEVEGTAMTGRDVAEAAAAGDEVARAILLRGAWALGVGLGNAANLINPQRFILGGGVTKAGEAWWAEVRRAAAATALPEVSFDIVPAALGDDAPLWGAIALLTTDD; encoded by the coding sequence ATGGACGATGTATATCTGGCCCTCGACTTCGGCGGCACAAAGCTGAGCGCGGCGATCTTCAGGAAAGAGGAATCCGCAGATTTCACAGATGACGCAGATTATTCCTTCTTCAAATCTGCGAAATCTGCGAAATCTGCGGATTCTACCTCTTATTCTCTCCTCGACTTGCGCCGGGTGGTCACCCCGGCCGACGCCGACGCGGCCTATGAGCTGGCAGCGATGATCGCCCTGGCCCGTGAACTGCTCGGTGGCCGTCAACCGGCGGCCGTCGGGGTCAGCTTCGGCGGCCCGGTGGATTTCGCGCGGGGCGTCGTGCGGCTATCCCATCACGTGCGCGGCTGGGAGAACGTGCCGCTGCGCGATGTGCTGGCCGGGGAGTTCGGTTGCCCGGCGGCGGTCGACAACGACGCCAACGTTGCCGCGCTGGGCGAGCACCGTTTCGGCGCGGGGCGCGGCGTGGACGATCTGCTGTACGTGACGGTCAGCACCGGCGTGGGCGGCGGCTGGGTGCTGGGCGGGCGGCCGTGGCGTGGTCACGGCGGCATGGCGGGCGAGATCGGCCACACCGTGGCCAACCCGGCCGGGCCGTTGTGCCTGTGTGGCAAGCGGGGCTGTGTGGAGCGGCTGGCGTCGGGGCCGTATATGGCGGCGGATTATGGTGGGCGGGTTGGTAACCCGCCGGGGGGCAGGGGAGAAGACCCTCTCCCTAACCCTCTCCCGGGGGGAGAGGGGACTCCGATCCCCCTCCCTCCGGGAGGGGTTAGGGGAGGGTTCGGGGGAGAAGACCCTCTCCCTAACCCTCTACCGGGGGGAGAGGGAACCCGGACCTCGCTCCCAGAGGTAGAGGGGACGGCAATGACGGGGCGCGACGTGGCCGAGGCGGCGGCGGCCGGCGACGAGGTGGCGCGGGCGATCCTGTTGCGCGGGGCGTGGGCGCTGGGGGTGGGGCTGGGCAACGCCGCCAATCTGATCAACCCGCAACGCTTCATCCTCGGCGGCGGCGTCACCAAAGCGGGCGAGGCGTGGTGGGCCGAGGTCCGGCGGGCGGCGGCGGCCACGGCCCTGCCCGAAGTGAGCTTCGACATCGTGCCCGCCGCGCTGGGCGACGACGCGCCGCTGTGGGGGGCAATCGCACTGCTGACCACCGACGACTGA
- a CDS encoding acyl-CoA carboxylase subunit beta, producing the protein MTKEMETYLQELKTRRTSAAGSDKEAAAQHGKNRLTARERLDLLFDADTFTEIDTLVLPRHEHYPGGKSSRLGDGVVTGFGLVNGRRVFAASQDATVMGGSLGEMHANKIVKAMQMALKYGCPFIAINDSGGARIQEGVDSLGGYARIFEANCEASGVIPQLSVIMGPCAGGAVYSPALTDFVFMTNNSYMFITGPDVVRAVMQENVSFDELGGGMMHSAESGVCHFLTTDDRDCLARVRALLSYLPSNNQDDPPYVPPIDDPDRRCPELKEIVPTDPYKAYDVRGVIGSIVDDGVFFEVHQLWAENMVVGFARLNGFVVGIVANQPMVLAGCIDIKASIKATHFIRICDAYNVPIITLQDVPGFLPGKEQEYGGIIRNGARMIYAYSEATVPKLMIILRKSYGGAYCVMSSKGLRGDLLYAWPNAEIAVMGAEGAVNILFRREVQAAEDPEAKRRELVEDYQAKFNNPYVAAARGLIDDVIDPAESRRVLIRSLEVTMSKSERHVPRKHGISPM; encoded by the coding sequence ATGACAAAAGAGATGGAAACCTATCTCCAGGAGTTAAAAACGCGCCGCACGTCGGCCGCCGGCTCCGATAAGGAAGCGGCCGCGCAACACGGCAAAAACCGGCTAACCGCCCGCGAGCGGCTCGACCTGCTGTTCGACGCCGACACATTCACCGAGATCGACACCCTCGTCCTGCCCCGCCATGAACACTACCCCGGCGGCAAATCGTCGCGCCTGGGGGATGGCGTCGTCACCGGCTTCGGCCTGGTCAATGGGCGGCGCGTCTTTGCTGCCTCGCAGGACGCCACGGTCATGGGCGGCTCGCTGGGCGAGATGCACGCCAACAAGATCGTCAAGGCCATGCAGATGGCCCTGAAGTACGGCTGCCCGTTCATCGCCATCAACGACTCCGGCGGCGCGCGCATCCAGGAAGGGGTCGATAGCCTGGGCGGCTATGCCCGCATCTTCGAGGCCAATTGCGAGGCCTCGGGCGTCATCCCGCAACTATCGGTCATCATGGGGCCGTGCGCCGGCGGGGCCGTCTATTCGCCCGCCCTGACCGATTTCGTCTTTATGACCAACAACAGCTATATGTTTATCACCGGCCCCGACGTGGTGCGCGCCGTGATGCAGGAAAACGTCAGCTTCGACGAACTGGGCGGCGGCATGATGCACAGCGCCGAGAGCGGCGTCTGCCACTTCCTGACCACCGACGACCGCGACTGCCTGGCCCGGGTGCGGGCGCTGCTCAGCTATCTGCCCAGCAACAACCAGGACGACCCGCCCTACGTGCCGCCCATCGACGACCCCGACCGGCGCTGCCCGGAACTGAAAGAGATCGTGCCCACCGATCCGTATAAAGCCTACGACGTGCGCGGCGTCATCGGCAGCATCGTCGATGACGGCGTGTTCTTTGAAGTCCACCAGCTATGGGCCGAGAACATGGTCGTCGGTTTTGCCCGGCTCAATGGCTTCGTCGTCGGCATCGTCGCCAACCAGCCGATGGTGTTGGCCGGCTGCATCGACATCAAGGCGTCGATCAAGGCCACCCATTTCATCCGCATTTGCGACGCCTACAACGTGCCGATCATCACCCTGCAAGACGTGCCCGGCTTCCTGCCCGGCAAGGAGCAGGAGTACGGCGGCATCATTCGCAACGGGGCGCGCATGATCTACGCCTATAGCGAGGCCACCGTGCCCAAGCTGATGATCATCCTGCGCAAGAGCTATGGCGGCGCCTATTGCGTCATGAGCAGCAAGGGGCTGCGCGGCGACCTGCTCTACGCCTGGCCCAATGCCGAGATCGCCGTCATGGGCGCGGAGGGGGCGGTCAACATCCTCTTCCGGCGCGAGGTGCAGGCCGCCGAAGACCCGGAGGCCAAGCGGCGTGAACTGGTCGAAGATTATCAGGCCAAATTTAACAATCCCTACGTGGCCGCCGCCCGCGGGCTAATCGACGACGTCATCGACCCGGCCGAGTCGCGCCGCGTGCTCATTCGTTCGCTCGAAGTCACCATGTCGAAGAGCGAGCGGCACGTGCCGCGGAAGCATGGGATTTCGCCGATGTAG
- a CDS encoding acetyl-CoA carboxylase biotin carboxylase subunit, producing MFTKILIANRGEIAVRIIRTCREMGILTVAVYEISDRQSLHVRLADEAVRLPSHHSFMEPEWMLDVARQVGADAVHPGYGFLAEDADFIRACEAAGITFIGPPAEVVDATRSKIGALEAVRAAGMPTVDHSPRSFAEDEFDALRAEADRLGYPLVVKSCRGGRGRGERLVDRPGQLAEIVRRSQVEAQAVYGNKQLYLERAILPAHQVGVQIVADKHGALVELGEREGSIIHNNQKIVEESPALCISDEQRPALLAAAVRIARLFNYQNLGTVEFLVDEAGDFYFSEIKSRIQIEHTMTEMITRIDLVREQIRLAAGEPLGYVQEAIDRRGWAIMCRVQAEDPFRRYLPSPGHLRRVRLPGGPEVRVDTYLYCGADVPTFYDPIIAKVTVWAAERAAAIDRMRRALEDFTIIGAPTNLPLLLQLMRVPAFVEGNYTTEILQRPLDEIEPAESETTRRDLAAAMAVLQARHHESFVPQQSELTTSGWHRASRRVR from the coding sequence ATGTTTACCAAAATCCTCATCGCCAATCGCGGCGAGATCGCCGTGCGTATCATCCGCACCTGTCGCGAGATGGGCATCCTGACCGTCGCTGTCTACGAGATCAGCGACCGCCAATCGCTCCACGTGCGGCTGGCCGACGAAGCGGTGCGCCTGCCCAGCCACCACAGCTTCATGGAGCCGGAGTGGATGCTCGACGTGGCCCGGCAAGTGGGGGCCGACGCCGTGCATCCTGGCTACGGTTTTCTGGCCGAGGATGCCGACTTCATCCGCGCCTGCGAGGCGGCCGGGATCACCTTCATCGGGCCGCCGGCCGAAGTCGTCGACGCGACGCGCTCCAAGATCGGCGCGCTGGAAGCGGTGCGCGCCGCCGGCATGCCTACCGTCGACCATTCGCCTCGCTCCTTTGCCGAGGACGAATTCGACGCGCTGCGGGCCGAGGCCGACCGGCTGGGCTATCCGCTGGTGGTCAAATCGTGCCGCGGCGGCCGCGGGCGCGGCGAACGGCTGGTCGATCGGCCCGGCCAATTGGCCGAGATCGTGCGCCGCTCGCAGGTCGAGGCCCAGGCCGTCTACGGCAACAAGCAACTCTACCTGGAGCGGGCCATCCTGCCGGCCCACCAGGTCGGGGTACAGATCGTCGCCGACAAGCATGGCGCGTTGGTGGAGCTGGGCGAGCGCGAGGGATCGATCATCCACAACAATCAGAAGATCGTGGAGGAATCGCCGGCGCTGTGCATTTCGGACGAGCAGCGGCCGGCCTTACTGGCGGCGGCGGTGCGCATCGCCCGCCTGTTCAACTACCAGAATCTGGGTACGGTCGAATTTCTGGTCGACGAAGCAGGCGATTTCTATTTCAGCGAGATCAAGTCCCGCATCCAGATCGAGCACACCATGACCGAGATGATCACCCGCATCGATCTGGTGCGCGAGCAGATCCGTCTGGCCGCCGGCGAGCCGTTGGGCTACGTCCAGGAGGCTATCGATCGGCGCGGCTGGGCGATCATGTGCCGGGTGCAGGCCGAAGACCCCTTCCGGCGCTACCTGCCCAGCCCCGGCCATCTGCGCCGCGTGCGGTTGCCCGGCGGGCCGGAGGTGCGCGTCGATACCTATCTCTATTGCGGCGCCGACGTGCCGACCTTCTACGACCCCATCATCGCCAAGGTGACCGTCTGGGCCGCCGAACGGGCGGCGGCCATCGACCGGATGCGGCGCGCCCTGGAGGATTTCACCATCATCGGCGCGCCGACCAATCTGCCGCTGCTGCTGCAACTCATGCGCGTCCCCGCCTTTGTCGAGGGGAACTACACCACCGAAATATTGCAACGCCCGTTAGACGAGATCGAGCCGGCCGAGAGCGAAACCACGCGGCGCGATCTGGCCGCGGCCATGGCCGTGCTCCAGGCCCGCCACCATGAATCGTTCGTGCCGCAACAATCCGAGCTAACGACCTCCGGCTGGCATCGGGCCAGCCGCCGGGTGCGGTAG
- a CDS encoding biotin/lipoyl-containing protein: MSQFQVTIDGKPYEIGLAPKGHGGETYEVTVNGEPLEIILPVHAGPISGIEWIIIDGRPYEIVFDANLQWVNAWDGLHTVEVHDLNQRVARPRSGDGRIKAPIPGLITRILVEPGATVQTGQPLLVLEAMKMENEIRAPFDGVVTSIAVAGGQTVVSNQMLAEVR; this comes from the coding sequence ATGTCTCAATTTCAAGTCACAATCGACGGCAAGCCCTACGAGATAGGGTTAGCGCCAAAAGGGCACGGCGGCGAGACCTACGAGGTCACCGTCAACGGCGAACCGTTGGAGATCATCCTGCCCGTCCACGCCGGCCCCATCTCCGGCATCGAATGGATTATCATCGACGGCCGACCCTATGAGATCGTCTTCGACGCCAACTTGCAATGGGTCAATGCCTGGGACGGCCTGCACACGGTCGAGGTGCACGATCTCAATCAGCGCGTGGCCCGCCCCCGTAGCGGCGACGGCCGCATCAAGGCCCCCATCCCCGGCCTCATCACCCGCATCCTCGTGGAACCGGGGGCGACGGTGCAGACCGGGCAGCCCCTGCTGGTGCTGGAAGCCATGAAAATGGAGAACGAGATCCGCGCCCCGTTCGATGGCGTGGTGACGTCCATCGCCGTCGCCGGCGGCCAAACCGTGGTCAGCAACCAGATGTTGGCCGAAGTGCGCTAA